Proteins encoded by one window of Streptacidiphilus sp. PB12-B1b:
- a CDS encoding AAA family ATPase encodes MSPLSPAPSAPGGPAAEADRAVAAILEATLHGSERGTVVDSPPGAGKSTLVVRAARELVGSGERLMVVAQTNSQVDDLVDRLATADPGLTVGRLHGSDAAPDPGVLRHPNVLPSAKVSDLAEQDVVVSTAAKWQWVKGVDPWRHAIVDEAYQMRSDALLAVARLFERALFVGDPGQLDPFTIVGTEQWAGLSYDPSSSAVVTLLAHNPRIVPHRLPVSWRLPASAAPLVSAAFYPYAPFRAGTGAGERLLRLSAAGDGSAADRVIDIAAETGWGLLELPARHTVRTDPEAVRAVAGLVRRLLDRRGVCASERGESPLGADRIAVGTAHRDQAAAVRAALAGLGVPVAGGGGEGVTVDTANRLQGREYDVTVVLHPLSGRPDATAFHLETGRLCVLASRHRHACIVVARAGIAGLLDEHPSTEPVRLGVTVAFPDGWEANHAVLAHLAEHRVTG; translated from the coding sequence TTGAGCCCGCTCTCCCCCGCCCCGTCCGCGCCCGGCGGCCCCGCCGCCGAGGCCGACCGGGCGGTCGCCGCCATCCTGGAGGCGACCCTGCACGGCAGTGAGCGCGGCACGGTGGTGGACTCCCCGCCCGGCGCGGGCAAGTCCACGCTGGTGGTGCGGGCCGCCCGGGAGCTGGTCGGCTCCGGCGAGCGGCTGATGGTGGTCGCGCAGACCAACAGCCAGGTGGACGACCTGGTGGACCGGCTGGCCACGGCCGATCCCGGGCTCACCGTGGGGCGGCTGCACGGCAGCGACGCCGCCCCCGATCCGGGCGTGCTGCGCCACCCCAACGTGCTGCCCTCGGCCAAGGTGTCCGACCTGGCGGAACAGGACGTGGTGGTGTCCACCGCGGCCAAGTGGCAGTGGGTCAAGGGCGTCGATCCGTGGCGGCACGCCATCGTGGACGAGGCCTACCAGATGCGGTCGGACGCGCTGCTGGCCGTGGCCCGGCTGTTCGAACGGGCGCTGTTCGTCGGCGATCCGGGGCAGCTCGACCCGTTCACCATCGTCGGCACGGAGCAGTGGGCCGGGCTCAGCTACGACCCGTCCAGCAGCGCCGTGGTGACGCTGCTGGCGCACAACCCGCGGATCGTCCCGCACCGGCTGCCGGTGTCCTGGCGGCTGCCGGCGTCGGCCGCGCCGCTGGTCTCGGCCGCGTTCTACCCGTACGCGCCGTTCCGGGCCGGGACCGGGGCGGGTGAGCGGCTGCTGCGGCTGTCGGCGGCGGGGGACGGCTCGGCGGCCGACCGGGTGATCGACATCGCCGCCGAGACCGGTTGGGGCCTGCTGGAGCTCCCGGCCAGGCACACCGTCCGGACCGATCCGGAGGCGGTGCGGGCGGTCGCCGGGTTGGTCCGGCGGCTGCTCGACCGGCGCGGGGTCTGCGCTTCCGAGCGCGGCGAGAGCCCGCTGGGCGCCGACCGGATCGCGGTCGGCACCGCCCACCGGGACCAGGCCGCCGCCGTCCGCGCCGCGCTGGCCGGGCTCGGCGTGCCGGTGGCCGGGGGCGGCGGCGAGGGCGTCACGGTGGACACCGCCAACCGGCTGCAGGGCCGGGAGTACGACGTGACGGTGGTGCTGCACCCGCTCTCCGGGCGTCCGGACGCGACCGCCTTCCACCTGGAGACGGGGCGGTTGTGCGTGCTGGCCTCCCGGCACCGGCACGCCTGCATCGTGGTGGCCCGGGCCGGGATCGCCGGGCTGCTGGACGAGCACCCCTCGACCGAGCCGGTGCGGCTGGGCGTGACCGTGGCGTTCCCGGACGGCTGGGAGGCCAACCACGCCGTCCTCGCACACCTGGCCGAACACCGGGTAACCGGCTGA